A stretch of DNA from Ruminococcus albus 7 = DSM 20455:
CTTTTTATTTCATTAGCTATATGATCCCGAAATGGTCAGTCCCCTGTGGAAGCCCTCAGTATCACCTTGTGATCCACAGTGTAATATTTATTGTCCTTATGTGAAGAACGGATATTCTCTATCAGCTTGGCGATGACCATTTCACCCATTTTGAAGCAGGGCTGCTCAACAGTTGATACCGTAGGCAGCATCATCTCGCACATGGAGATATTATCAAAGCCCATAACGGAAATATCCTTGCCTGCTGTGATGCCAAGCTCAGCCCCGCGGTGTATCACCGCTATAGCAAGCAGGTCGGAAACACAGAACACAGCATCGGGACGTTTATCCAGCTTAGCGAAATAGTCCATAGCATCAAGTCCGCAGTTATACTCATAGCTGTCACGGTAAACAAGCTCCTCACGGTAGGGTATGCCTGCCTTTTCAAGTGCCATCTTATAGCCGTTCTCACGGGCGGTAGAAGATATCGCCTCAGAATTTGTACCTACAAAAGCTATATCCTTATGACCCTTGCTGATAAGTGTGGTCACAGCATCAAAAGCCGCACTCTCATCATCAACGGCAACCGTCAGCACATCGGCACCCGGTACACCCTCACAGCACAGGGCGATATCGTAATTCTGCGCCAGATGATTCAGCGACTCGGCATCATACATCGTGCCC
This window harbors:
- a CDS encoding LacI family DNA-binding transcriptional regulator, with the protein product MSATIKDVAREAGVSVATVSRVLNGSCNVSEDSTEKVNDAIRKLKYSPNFLGRNLRKCETNVILCIMPTSEHSLYSKIVTGMQRYASKLGYDVITAVSDNTATAEARQMNMLFNRTVDGVVLLGTMYDAESLNHLAQNYDIALCCEGVPGADVLTVAVDDESAAFDAVTTLISKGHKDIAFVGTNSEAISSTARENGYKMALEKAGIPYREELVYRDSYEYNCGLDAMDYFAKLDKRPDAVFCVSDLLAIAVIHRGAELGITAGKDISVMGFDNISMCEMMLPTVSTVEQPCFKMGEMVIAKLIENIRSSHKDNKYYTVDHKVILRASTGD